The nucleotide window CGGCCTCGCGGTCGCTCTCACGCAGCAGTTTCCCGACCGGTTGGGAGTCGTGGACGGCGGCGTTTGTGACGGTGAAGGTCTCGATAAACTTGCTGGCCGCATCGACTTTGACGTGGTTCTTGTATCCAAAATAGGATACATGGTTCTTCTGCGTCCAACGCGCATCGAGATCCTTCTGGCAGGCCCGGCGCGGCCTCTTGGCGATGCGTTCGGGCACCTCGCCGCGCTTGATCTGTTCGTTCTCATGGCGGCGGTTGCGCTGCTTGGGAGCCTCGATAAAACTGGCGTCGATGATCTTGCCGCAACTGGCGATCAAGCCCTGAGTGCGCAGTTGCTCGTTGAACAACTCGAACACAGCAACCATCCCCTCGGCTCCAAGGCGTTCCTTAAAGGACCAGATCGTCGCGTGATCGGGAGAACCATCGCCGGGGCGTAGCCCCACAAAGCGCAGAAAGCTGAAGCGATCAAGAATCTGAAACTCTGTCTCTTGGTCCGATAGGTCAAAGAAGCGCTGCAATACCAGCACCTTGAGCATCAAAACCGGACACCACGGAATGCGCCCACCCTTGCTTTGGTCGCCGTAGGAAAGGCGCTCCTCAAGCAACGCACGAAACGTCTCCCAATCGATCACATCAAGCCGATCCAGGCTGCTCTTACGCTGCGAAGCGCTGTCCGCGTGTTTCAAAATGTCGAAGAGATTGCTTTGGCTGCTACCAGTCTTTACGCGCATATCAGATTGTCTCCAGTTGTCGCAAAGAAGGCGAGGTTAATCGAAGTGGCCTATTCCCTAGCTGTTGCAATTCGCGTATTTTTAATTGGATATTTTGCTGTATCCAAGACCGATGATACTATCGGTGGCTAGGGGTACTCGAAGATTAGCAGAATCATGCAAAGACTCCGGCGACTCCGGCCAGAGGAATTACCGTGATGTCCTCGTTTAAGCGGAATGTGTCGTTGCCGGAGTAAACGACATAGGCTTCATGGGGGGCGATGTCTTCGAGCGCAGCATAGTTTGCGCTGCTGAGTGATGGATTCAAGGAGCGTTTGATTTCAAAAGCGATGGCCCCTTTCTTTGGCGTCTCGACGATCAGGTCGATTTCGTGGCCATTCGAACTACGGTAAAAGGAGAAGTCCGAGCGTTCTGGAGCAGCGGCAGCAATCTGTTCGATTACGAATCCTTCCCAAGACTCTCCAAGCACGGGATGAGAGAGCAGCTTTTCCTTCTCCTCGATACCGAGCAGATTATGAACGATGCCACTGTCCCGAAGGTAAATCTTGGGGGACTTCACCAGTCGCTTTGCGGTGTTGCCCGACCACGGGCGTACGGAGCGCAGCATATAAGTGTCTTCCAGTACGTCGATCCAGTAGCGAACTGTGGGATTGGAGACCTCAAGTGCTTTTGAAAGACTACTGTAGTTGACTGTAGAGCCGTGGTAATGGGCAAGCATCGTCCATACCTTCCGCATGTTATTGGGGGACAGGCGGAAGCCGAGCATGCCCAGATCACGTTCCAGGAATGTTTTGACGAATGCTGCGATCCAGTCGAACGCGCCGTCCTGATCGGATGCCAAATAGGCATCAGGGAAACCTCCACGAATCCAGAGGCGTTCTGTGTTTTCGAGACCCACTTCAAACGCGGAGAACGGATTTAATTCATGGTAGCGAATCCGGCCGGCTAAAGACTGGGAGGATTTATTGAGCAATTCCGGTGAGGCGCTTCCCAATATCAGAAACCTGCCATTGCTTTCTCCGTCATCCACCACGCTTCGTAGCAGGGGGAACAGCTCGGGCTTGAGCTGGATTTCATCCAGAATGATCAGCTTGTCGGCGTTGTCTTTGAAATAAAGCCCCGGCTCGTTCAGCTTCACGAAGTCCTCCGGATTCTCTAAGTCAAGGTAGACGGATTCTTTCCCGAAGTCCTTTGCAATGCTCTTTGCAAGTGTCGTCTTGCCGACCTGTCTTGCCCCTAGCAACCCGACGATAGGGTATGCTTGCAGGCTTTTCATGACCCTCGACTTCTCTGTACGCTCGACCTTCATTTCATGCAAACTTAAAGCCTGTATTTAATTTTGCAATATTTTTATGCAAATTGAATGCTTGGCTTTAATTTAGCATGAGCGCATCTCGTATTGGCGAATTCACAGGGGGGGCGGCAGGCCCTGCACGCCCTCCATGTCGATGGCAGCGTGAGCGCGACCTCCCGCGAGGAGATGGACCGGCAAAAGAGCTGGAACCAGCGCATCTACCTGATGATGGGGATATCGACCTACCAATAATCAGCCACCTGCCGCTTTTGCTCAAGAATCTGCCCAGTGCAATTGATTGCACCCGACACCCCTTGAAAAAGGACGCCACATCCCCTCGCATGACCACGCTTTCCCGTGAGGAAAAATCGACCAGGCGAGCGTGTTCCTAAACCCCGGCTCGCATTGTTGGCCTAGATTCACCTCGAAGGACTCGACCACGGTGGCTGATTCCAACTCGGCAAGCTTGGCTTGGCGCTGCTGCTCCTTCTCGGACATCTGTTGGATGACAAGGGCGTCCGCCTCGGCTGGGCTAAGGGGGTAAACCGCCGCTTCCTGTCCCTGGCAGACGAACGCCACCATGCATAAGAGAATTGAGAAGGTTGCATAACTATTTTTCATACAGAAGGGTATGCTTGGGTTTAATCACCGGGAACAACCGACTGTCCAGTCCAATGAGCCCATGCGGGGTTAGGACCCCCGCCTGAGGTCAGTGTGGCAACCAACCCGGCGAGTCGGTCGGGAACAAGTCCTGCCGGGGTGTGGTTGGCAGCTCCAGCCCCTTGCCATCGGCACGCAGAGACCGGCAACTCCCGACAAGCCCGTCCGCCTCGCAGGGAAGCCGCAGGCAGGCTT belongs to Ruficoccus amylovorans and includes:
- a CDS encoding ATP-binding protein — translated: MKSLQAYPIVGLLGARQVGKTTLAKSIAKDFGKESVYLDLENPEDFVKLNEPGLYFKDNADKLIILDEIQLKPELFPLLRSVVDDGESNGRFLILGSASPELLNKSSQSLAGRIRYHELNPFSAFEVGLENTERLWIRGGFPDAYLASDQDGAFDWIAAFVKTFLERDLGMLGFRLSPNNMRKVWTMLAHYHGSTVNYSSLSKALEVSNPTVRYWIDVLEDTYMLRSVRPWSGNTAKRLVKSPKIYLRDSGIVHNLLGIEEKEKLLSHPVLGESWEGFVIEQIAAAAPERSDFSFYRSSNGHEIDLIVETPKKGAIAFEIKRSLNPSLSSANYAALEDIAPHEAYVVYSGNDTFRLNEDITVIPLAGVAGVFA
- a CDS encoding IS5 family transposase, producing MRVKTGSSQSNLFDILKHADSASQRKSSLDRLDVIDWETFRALLEERLSYGDQSKGGRIPWCPVLMLKVLVLQRFFDLSDQETEFQILDRFSFLRFVGLRPGDGSPDHATIWSFKERLGAEGMVAVFELFNEQLRTQGLIASCGKIIDASFIEAPKQRNRRHENEQIKRGEVPERIAKRPRRACQKDLDARWTQKNHVSYFGYKNHVKVDAASKFIETFTVTNAAVHDSQPVGKLLRESDREAVLWADSAYVGPFIAALLKGFAMLANICEKGTAARPLSREQKRANRQKSRIRSRVEHAFGRIAQFGGDRFRRIGQRRCRFETALTNLTYNLDRYAMFHARG